In Thermocrinis minervae, a single genomic region encodes these proteins:
- the atpA gene encoding F0F1 ATP synthase subunit alpha — MATLSYEEALELLKQQVKDLEAAARMEEVGVVYYVGDGVARAYGLENVMSNEVVEFEGGTLGVAFNLEEDNVGIIILGSESGIREGSIVRRTGRILDAPVGEGLIGRVIDPLGNPLDGKGPIKYEYRSPIEKIAPGVVKRKSVHEPLQTGIKAIDAMIPIGRGQRELIIGDRSTGKTTICIDTILNQKDTDVYCIYVAIGQKRSTTARIIELLEKSGAMEYTCVVVASATDPASLQYIAPFVGCTIGEYFRDNGKHALIIYDDLSKHAEAYRQLSLLMRRPPGREAYPGDVFYLHSRLLERAAKLNDELGAGSLTALPIIETKAGDVAAYIPTNVISITDGQIYLEPDLFNKGVRPAINVGLSVSRVGGAAQIKAMKQVAGSLRLDLAQFRELEAFVQFASELDKATQQTINRGLRLVELLKQEPYNPIPVEKQIVAIYAGTNGYLDDLPVESVRKFEKELYAYLDRERPDILKEIKEKKALDDELKKKIEDALKDFKSKFIP; from the coding sequence ATGGCAACGCTTAGCTATGAGGAAGCTCTAGAACTTTTAAAACAACAAGTAAAGGATCTTGAAGCAGCAGCCCGTATGGAAGAAGTGGGCGTTGTCTACTACGTGGGTGACGGTGTAGCCAGGGCTTATGGTCTTGAAAATGTAATGTCCAATGAAGTAGTTGAGTTTGAAGGTGGAACGCTGGGAGTGGCCTTCAACTTGGAAGAAGACAACGTAGGTATCATAATACTTGGCTCCGAGAGCGGTATAAGGGAGGGATCCATAGTAAGGAGGACGGGAAGGATCCTGGACGCTCCAGTAGGCGAAGGGCTAATAGGTAGGGTCATAGACCCTCTTGGTAATCCTCTTGATGGAAAGGGACCCATAAAGTACGAGTACAGATCACCTATAGAAAAGATAGCTCCAGGTGTGGTAAAGAGGAAATCTGTGCACGAACCCCTTCAGACGGGCATAAAGGCCATAGACGCCATGATACCCATAGGAAGGGGTCAGAGGGAGCTCATCATAGGTGACAGGTCTACAGGAAAGACTACCATATGTATAGACACTATACTCAACCAGAAGGATACGGACGTTTACTGCATATATGTAGCCATAGGTCAGAAAAGGTCAACCACAGCAAGGATAATAGAGCTTTTAGAAAAGAGCGGTGCTATGGAATACACATGTGTTGTAGTGGCATCCGCAACAGATCCAGCATCCCTCCAGTACATAGCCCCCTTCGTAGGATGTACCATAGGTGAGTACTTTAGAGACAACGGAAAGCACGCCCTCATAATATACGACGACCTCTCTAAACATGCTGAGGCTTACAGGCAGCTCTCCCTTCTCATGAGGAGGCCACCGGGAAGAGAAGCTTACCCTGGTGACGTCTTCTATCTACACTCAAGACTACTAGAGAGGGCAGCAAAACTCAACGATGAGCTGGGAGCAGGTTCTTTGACGGCTCTTCCTATAATAGAGACTAAAGCGGGAGACGTTGCCGCCTACATACCTACCAACGTGATATCCATAACCGACGGTCAGATATACCTTGAGCCAGACCTCTTCAACAAGGGTGTAAGGCCGGCCATAAACGTAGGTCTGTCCGTCTCACGTGTCGGTGGTGCTGCTCAAATAAAGGCTATGAAGCAGGTGGCAGGTTCGCTAAGGCTTGACCTTGCACAGTTTAGAGAGCTTGAGGCCTTTGTTCAGTTTGCATCAGAGTTGGACAAGGCAACTCAGCAGACTATAAACAGAGGTCTAAGGCTTGTGGAACTCCTAAAGCAAGAACCCTACAACCCCATACCCGTAGAAAAGCAGATAGTGGCCATATACGCAGGAACCAACGGATACCTGGATGACCTGCCAGTAGAGTCGGTAAGGAAGTTTGAAAAGGAGCTATACGCTTACCTTGATAGGGAAAGACCGGACATCCTAAAGGAGATAAAGGAAAAGAAAGCTCTTGACGACGAGCTAAAGAAAAAAATTGAAGACGCTTTGAAGGACTTCAAGAGCAAGTTCATACCTTAA
- a CDS encoding histone deacetylase family protein: protein MRTGFIYDEIFLKHNELHHPENKDRLISIMRELDSKGTLKKLILLKTRRATPQEVALNHEPSYIQELHDFCSAGGGYLDPDTYAYKDSYEVALHAVGAILQGIDHLLNKDVEAVFCAVRPPGHHAERSKAMGFCLFNNVAVGGWYLLNKGIERVFIVDFDAHHGNGTQRSFYEEDRVFYFSTHQYPFYPGTGSAEEKGAGKGYGYTHNVPMKAYSGDEEYIKVYREILPDLVYSYRPQFMLVSAGYDIHKDDPLTYLNVSTQGIGNIVESLVSISKDLSIPVLFALEGGYNLRALAESVNLTLEILLKS, encoded by the coding sequence ATGAGAACAGGCTTTATTTACGATGAAATTTTTCTAAAACATAACGAACTACACCATCCAGAAAACAAAGACAGGCTCATAAGTATAATGAGGGAGTTAGACTCTAAAGGTACTCTAAAGAAACTAATACTTCTAAAGACTAGGAGAGCCACACCGCAAGAAGTCGCTCTAAACCATGAACCATCTTACATCCAAGAGTTACACGACTTTTGTTCTGCAGGTGGGGGGTATTTGGATCCTGATACGTACGCTTACAAAGACAGTTACGAGGTAGCTCTCCACGCCGTTGGAGCAATCCTTCAAGGAATAGACCATCTTCTGAATAAAGATGTGGAAGCTGTATTCTGCGCTGTAAGACCTCCTGGCCATCATGCGGAAAGGTCCAAAGCTATGGGTTTTTGTCTGTTTAACAACGTGGCCGTAGGAGGATGGTACCTACTCAACAAAGGCATTGAAAGAGTTTTTATAGTAGACTTTGACGCACACCATGGAAATGGTACTCAAAGAAGCTTCTACGAAGAGGACAGAGTCTTTTACTTTTCCACCCACCAGTACCCCTTCTATCCAGGTACAGGATCCGCTGAGGAAAAGGGGGCAGGTAAGGGCTATGGGTATACTCACAACGTTCCCATGAAGGCCTACTCGGGTGATGAGGAGTACATAAAGGTATACCGAGAGATCCTTCCCGATCTAGTCTATTCCTACAGACCGCAGTTTATGCTAGTTTCAGCAGGGTACGACATCCACAAGGATGACCCGCTGACATACCTAAACGTGAGCACCCAGGGCATAGGCAACATAGTGGAGTCCCTTGTGAGCATATCAAAGGACCTTTCTA
- a CDS encoding RelA/SpoT family protein → MESSTVNKQLEEILERWEKVRRAYEFVEEKHRGQKRASGEPYINHLIETALIVYNIIKDEDSVAAALLHDVLEDTQTTYQEIKELFGVAVADIVQGVTKLSKLSFKDVEKQKAENYRKLILAMAKDIRVIIVKLADRLHNMRTLHYLRKDKQIRIAKETLEIYVPIANRLGIWQVKNELEDLCFMHLYPKEYHTVKEFVAQTQEELKLYLQRYFIPVLKEALEKAGLKPYITYRPKHLYGIWQKTIRKGIRLEDVHDILGVRVLLNEVSECYLALGVVHSIFKPVPGRFDDYISLPKANMYQSLHTTVIGPKGRMVEVQIRTWEMHERAEKGIAAHWAYKEGKSVNDNNIYSWLKNLVESIKGSKNPQELLENVKLELFSEEVFVFTPKGDLVVLPKGATPVDFAFHIHTDIGMHCAGAKVNGRIVPLDYRLQNGDMVEIITHPNKTPKVEWLNFVVTSKAKSKIKAYIRELEKERTLQEGKKKLELYAKAIGLSKEDLIKRISQELQVDEERLYLLVGEDKLTKEKLLSLLGYKKEKVRDKDHKPEAHLSLADVGAIMHQRATCCMPVPGEEVYGVVVKGKGIVIHSSQCPNLQYMLKNLPEKVLKVDYKGSSGRYPTRIRLSVKDRIGILGDVTSTIAKLGVNILEAKTKSLQVGQAIMEFTVEVENYKTLKNLLDALRSVEGVEYVGRLFG, encoded by the coding sequence ATGGAATCCTCCACTGTAAACAAACAGCTTGAAGAAATATTAGAAAGATGGGAGAAGGTAAGGAGGGCTTATGAGTTTGTAGAGGAAAAACACAGGGGTCAGAAGAGAGCATCGGGAGAGCCCTACATAAACCATCTTATTGAGACAGCCCTCATAGTTTACAACATAATAAAGGACGAGGACAGTGTAGCCGCCGCCTTACTGCATGATGTCTTAGAGGATACCCAGACCACCTACCAAGAGATAAAAGAACTCTTCGGCGTTGCGGTAGCTGACATAGTGCAAGGCGTTACAAAGCTAAGCAAGCTCTCCTTTAAAGACGTTGAAAAACAAAAGGCAGAGAACTACAGGAAGCTCATCCTTGCCATGGCCAAGGACATAAGGGTGATAATCGTCAAGCTCGCCGATAGGCTACACAACATGCGCACGCTTCACTACCTTAGGAAGGACAAGCAGATAAGGATAGCCAAGGAGACTTTAGAGATATACGTTCCTATAGCCAATAGGTTGGGCATTTGGCAAGTAAAGAACGAGCTTGAAGATCTTTGCTTTATGCACCTATACCCCAAAGAGTACCATACTGTGAAAGAGTTTGTAGCTCAAACGCAGGAGGAGTTAAAGCTTTACCTTCAGAGGTACTTTATACCCGTCTTGAAGGAGGCTTTAGAGAAGGCCGGTTTAAAACCATACATAACTTATAGACCTAAACATTTGTATGGCATCTGGCAGAAGACCATAAGGAAGGGTATAAGGCTCGAAGATGTTCACGACATACTAGGTGTTAGGGTATTACTTAACGAGGTAAGCGAATGCTACCTGGCCCTAGGTGTAGTCCACAGCATCTTTAAACCTGTCCCAGGAAGGTTTGATGACTACATCTCCCTTCCCAAGGCCAACATGTACCAGTCTTTGCACACCACCGTCATAGGGCCGAAAGGTAGGATGGTGGAGGTCCAGATAAGGACATGGGAGATGCACGAGAGGGCAGAGAAGGGAATAGCAGCACACTGGGCATACAAGGAAGGTAAATCTGTTAACGACAACAACATATATTCTTGGCTAAAAAACTTGGTGGAGAGCATAAAGGGAAGTAAAAACCCTCAAGAGCTTTTGGAAAACGTAAAGCTAGAGCTCTTCTCGGAGGAAGTGTTTGTCTTTACACCCAAGGGTGACCTAGTAGTACTTCCAAAAGGAGCCACACCAGTAGATTTTGCCTTCCATATTCACACGGACATAGGCATGCACTGCGCGGGTGCTAAGGTAAACGGTCGCATAGTTCCCTTAGACTATAGACTGCAGAACGGCGATATGGTAGAGATAATCACTCACCCAAACAAAACTCCCAAGGTAGAATGGCTCAATTTTGTAGTCACTTCCAAAGCTAAGAGTAAGATAAAAGCCTACATAAGAGAGCTAGAGAAGGAGAGAACTTTACAAGAGGGAAAAAAGAAGCTTGAACTCTATGCCAAGGCTATAGGTTTATCCAAAGAAGACCTTATCAAGAGGATCTCTCAAGAGCTTCAGGTTGACGAGGAGCGCCTGTACTTGCTAGTAGGAGAAGACAAGCTCACTAAAGAAAAACTCCTTTCCTTACTAGGCTACAAAAAGGAGAAGGTAAGGGATAAGGATCATAAGCCTGAAGCTCACCTGTCCCTTGCCGATGTGGGTGCCATCATGCATCAGAGGGCAACTTGCTGCATGCCTGTACCTGGGGAAGAAGTTTACGGTGTTGTGGTAAAGGGTAAGGGTATAGTTATACACTCTTCTCAGTGTCCTAACCTTCAGTACATGCTCAAGAATCTACCTGAGAAGGTACTTAAAGTAGATTACAAAGGCTCCTCTGGAAGGTATCCAACGAGGATAAGGCTATCCGTTAAGGATAGGATAGGTATACTAGGAGATGTGACTTCCACCATAGCAAAACTTGGTGTGAACATACTTGAAGCCAAGACTAAAAGCCTCCAGGTGGGTCAGGCAATCATGGAGTTTACCGTTGAGGTGGAAAATTACAAAACGCTCAAAAACCTACTGGATGCCTTGAGGTCTGTGGAGGGTGTAGAGTACGTAGGGAGGCTGTTTGGATGA
- a CDS encoding aspartate kinase — MKRVVLKFGGTSVGSLERIENAARRVIKKVQEGYQVVVVSSAMAGETDRLIELAKKIMPLPPERELDMLLATGEQQAIALFAMTLTKLGYPAVSLCGWQVPIVTDKVHTKAKILRIGVQRIKNLLEEGYIPVVAGFQGVTEDWEITTLGRGGSDLSAVALAYALGADCEIYTDVEGVFTTDPRITDRAKKIPYISYEEMLEMASLGAKVMQARSIEFAMKYGVRIHVRSSFSEEEGTWIVPEEEVMEKVAVRAITLDTKESRITVVKVPDRPGIAYRIFKALGDAHIVVDMIVQNVSHQGYTDLSFTVSKADAPKAEEIVKRVAQEIGAEQVVRDDHVAKISVVGIGMRSSYGTAAKMFEVLYKNNINIMAISTSEIKISCLIEDKYAELAVRELHSAFIEEGEDIKVVNEG; from the coding sequence ATGAAAAGGGTAGTCCTAAAGTTTGGTGGGACCTCCGTAGGTTCTTTGGAGAGGATAGAGAACGCTGCAAGAAGGGTGATAAAGAAGGTTCAAGAAGGCTATCAGGTGGTGGTGGTCTCCTCGGCTATGGCTGGGGAAACGGACAGGCTCATAGAGCTAGCTAAGAAGATAATGCCCCTACCGCCTGAGAGAGAGTTGGATATGCTTTTAGCTACGGGAGAGCAGCAAGCTATAGCTCTGTTTGCGATGACTTTGACCAAGCTCGGTTATCCTGCTGTAAGCCTGTGTGGCTGGCAAGTCCCTATAGTGACCGACAAAGTTCACACGAAGGCAAAGATACTAAGGATAGGTGTCCAAAGGATTAAAAACCTCCTGGAGGAAGGTTATATACCTGTAGTAGCAGGCTTTCAGGGCGTGACGGAAGATTGGGAGATAACTACCTTAGGAAGGGGTGGCTCTGACCTCTCAGCGGTAGCCTTGGCATACGCCTTGGGTGCAGATTGTGAGATATATACGGATGTGGAAGGTGTGTTTACCACAGACCCACGCATAACGGACAGAGCGAAGAAGATACCCTACATATCCTACGAGGAGATGCTTGAAATGGCATCTTTGGGTGCCAAGGTTATGCAGGCCAGGAGTATAGAGTTTGCCATGAAGTACGGAGTTAGAATACATGTAAGGAGCTCCTTCTCGGAGGAGGAGGGAACATGGATAGTACCGGAGGAAGAGGTTATGGAGAAGGTAGCTGTAAGGGCTATAACCCTTGATACAAAAGAGTCGCGTATAACTGTGGTCAAGGTACCAGACAGACCAGGTATAGCCTACAGGATTTTCAAAGCTTTAGGTGATGCCCACATAGTTGTGGATATGATTGTGCAAAACGTCTCCCACCAGGGCTACACAGATCTTTCCTTTACAGTAAGTAAGGCTGATGCGCCTAAGGCGGAGGAGATAGTGAAAAGGGTGGCTCAGGAGATAGGAGCTGAACAGGTAGTAAGGGATGATCATGTGGCCAAGATATCCGTGGTGGGTATTGGGATGAGAAGCTCTTACGGAACGGCCGCTAAGATGTTTGAGGTGCTCTACAAGAACAACATAAACATAATGGCCATATCCACCTCGGAGATAAAGATATCCTGTCTGATAGAGGACAAGTACGCAGAGTTGGCCGTCAGAGAACTCCACTCAGCTTTCATAGAGGAAGGAGAGGATATCAAGGTGGTCAACGAGGGGTGA
- the malQ gene encoding 4-alpha-glucanotransferase, with protein MRRAGILLHVSSLPSSDLGPSAYAFVDFLQQAGQSLWQVLPINACRKGYLFYEPISFFAGNYLFISPILLMQEGLLKDHEVKTIKDKKVLLDLAFSRFKPGCDFESFYEENRGWLEDYATYMSRREKTIKERFYFEQFVFYKQWKTLKEYANSKGVLIVGDLPMYPAMESVEVYTKRHLFKLDVVSGVPPDSFSPTGQLWGTPVYNWEKLAKEGFKYHVERIKHQLKLFDVVRLDHFRGYCAYWEVPRGEKTAVKGRWVEVPTKEFLETLLKVIPRERLWVEDLGYLDEKVHYYREHYQLTGMAVLEFAFDEKDSPYLPHNLKENCVYYTGTHDNPPLKGWFKALEPTGRQRLIKYLGKKVSQESVAWECIRLVYMSVCRYAIVQMQDLLNLGIKARMNTPGKPKGNWRWKLKDLPSQELAQRLKDFTIVYGRYP; from the coding sequence ATGCGAAGAGCCGGCATCCTCCTGCATGTAAGCTCTCTACCTTCTTCGGACTTAGGACCATCCGCCTATGCCTTTGTGGACTTTTTGCAGCAGGCAGGACAGAGCCTATGGCAGGTCCTCCCCATCAACGCGTGCAGGAAAGGATACCTCTTCTATGAACCCATATCCTTCTTTGCCGGAAACTACCTGTTTATAAGTCCTATCCTCCTTATGCAGGAAGGTCTGCTGAAGGACCACGAGGTAAAGACCATAAAAGACAAAAAGGTTCTTCTCGATCTAGCCTTTTCGCGTTTCAAACCCGGTTGTGATTTTGAAAGTTTCTACGAAGAAAACAGAGGCTGGCTTGAAGATTACGCTACTTACATGTCGAGAAGAGAGAAAACCATCAAGGAAAGGTTTTACTTTGAACAGTTTGTCTTTTACAAACAGTGGAAGACTCTGAAAGAGTATGCCAACTCAAAGGGTGTACTCATAGTAGGAGATCTACCCATGTACCCAGCTATGGAGAGCGTGGAGGTTTACACAAAAAGACACCTTTTTAAGCTTGACGTGGTGTCTGGTGTTCCACCTGATAGCTTTAGCCCTACAGGGCAACTTTGGGGTACACCCGTTTACAACTGGGAGAAGCTTGCAAAAGAGGGTTTTAAGTACCACGTGGAAAGGATAAAGCATCAACTAAAGCTTTTTGATGTGGTAAGGCTCGATCACTTTAGAGGTTACTGTGCCTATTGGGAGGTACCAAGGGGAGAAAAGACTGCTGTAAAGGGAAGGTGGGTAGAGGTGCCTACCAAGGAGTTTTTGGAGACCCTTCTGAAGGTAATTCCGAGGGAACGCCTTTGGGTTGAGGATCTCGGTTACCTAGACGAAAAAGTTCACTACTACAGAGAGCATTACCAACTTACTGGCATGGCAGTCCTTGAGTTTGCCTTTGACGAGAAAGACAGTCCTTACCTTCCTCACAACCTCAAAGAAAACTGCGTTTACTACACGGGTACGCACGACAATCCACCTCTAAAGGGATGGTTTAAAGCCTTAGAACCAACTGGAAGACAGAGGCTTATAAAGTACCTGGGAAAAAAGGTAAGCCAGGAGAGTGTAGCTTGGGAGTGTATAAGGCTTGTCTACATGTCTGTATGTAGGTATGCAATAGTGCAAATGCAAGACCTTCTAAACCTAGGTATTAAGGCCAGGATGAATACACCAGGAAAACCTAAAGGAAACTGGAGGTGGAAGCTCAAAGACCTCCCCTCTCAGGAATTAGCTCAGAGGCTAAAAGACTTTACCATTGTCTACGGAAGGTATCCGTAG
- the glgB gene encoding 1,4-alpha-glucan branching protein GlgB, with product MSIFSDYDVYLFKEGTHTRLYKKFGAHVKEGGVYFAVWAPNAQAVYVMGDFNNWNKFSHPLKRRDESSGIWEGFVEGVWVGCKYKYHIITRDSKSLEKADPFGFFHEGPPGNASIVWDLSYNWQDHEWMRSRREKNSLESPISIYEVHLGSWKKGLGYRQLAEELPKYVKDLGFTHVEFLPVMEHPFYGSWGYQITGYFAPTSRYGTPQDFMYLIDALHKEGIGVYLDWVPSHFPTDPHGLAYFDGTALYEYEDWRKRYHPDWTSFVFDYSKGEVRSFLISSAHFWLDVYHADGLRVDAVASMLYLDYSRKDWVPNVYGGRENLEAIEFLRELNKSIYRDFEGVQTVAEESTAWPMVSRPVYLGGLGFGMKWKMGWMHDTLFYFSKDPIYRKYHHDCLTFSIFYAFSENFVLPLSHDEVVHGKGSLISKMHGDVWQKFANLRALYAYMWTHPGKKLLFMGGELAQWEEWNHEKSLDWYLLDYDLHRGIQLLIKDLNRLYRKEKALHELDFSPEGFEWVDFSDWEKSIISYLRKSKDGDMVLVVCNFTPVVREGYRIGVPKGGFWRELINTDAKEYGGSGVGNLGGVWAEPVPFHSRPYSLKLTLPPLAVLILKPCEEPASSCM from the coding sequence ATGTCCATCTTCTCCGATTACGACGTGTATCTTTTCAAGGAAGGGACTCATACGAGGCTCTACAAGAAGTTTGGAGCTCATGTAAAAGAGGGTGGGGTTTACTTTGCCGTGTGGGCACCAAACGCCCAAGCCGTTTACGTGATGGGAGACTTTAACAACTGGAACAAGTTTTCACACCCACTAAAGAGGAGGGACGAGTCCTCTGGTATATGGGAAGGCTTTGTAGAGGGCGTTTGGGTAGGCTGTAAGTACAAGTATCACATAATCACAAGAGACTCAAAGAGCCTTGAAAAGGCAGATCCTTTTGGATTCTTCCACGAAGGACCACCTGGCAATGCTTCCATAGTCTGGGACTTAAGCTACAACTGGCAAGACCATGAGTGGATGAGATCAAGGAGGGAGAAAAACTCCTTAGAGTCTCCTATAAGCATATACGAGGTTCATCTAGGATCGTGGAAAAAGGGTCTAGGCTACAGACAGCTTGCTGAAGAGCTCCCCAAGTACGTTAAGGACTTGGGCTTTACACATGTGGAGTTCTTGCCCGTGATGGAACATCCTTTTTACGGATCCTGGGGCTACCAGATAACGGGCTACTTTGCACCCACGAGCAGGTACGGAACACCTCAGGACTTTATGTACCTTATAGATGCGCTGCACAAGGAGGGTATAGGCGTATACCTGGACTGGGTACCCTCCCACTTTCCCACAGATCCCCATGGACTTGCCTACTTTGACGGGACTGCACTCTATGAGTACGAGGACTGGAGGAAAAGATACCACCCAGACTGGACTAGCTTCGTGTTTGACTACTCAAAGGGCGAAGTAAGGTCCTTCCTCATCTCCTCCGCCCACTTTTGGCTTGATGTCTATCACGCTGATGGTCTAAGGGTAGACGCTGTAGCTTCCATGCTCTACTTAGACTACTCAAGGAAGGACTGGGTTCCCAACGTGTACGGTGGGAGGGAGAATCTAGAAGCCATAGAGTTCCTAAGAGAGCTAAACAAGAGTATATACAGGGACTTTGAAGGGGTTCAAACAGTAGCCGAAGAGTCTACTGCCTGGCCTATGGTATCAAGGCCCGTTTACCTTGGTGGTCTTGGCTTTGGGATGAAGTGGAAGATGGGATGGATGCACGACACTCTCTTCTATTTCTCTAAAGATCCCATATACAGGAAGTACCATCATGATTGTCTTACCTTTAGTATCTTCTATGCTTTCTCTGAGAACTTTGTTCTACCACTATCCCATGATGAGGTAGTACATGGGAAGGGATCTCTCATATCCAAAATGCACGGAGATGTCTGGCAGAAGTTTGCAAACCTAAGGGCACTTTATGCCTACATGTGGACGCACCCGGGTAAAAAACTCCTGTTCATGGGCGGTGAGCTTGCTCAGTGGGAGGAGTGGAACCACGAAAAGAGCTTAGACTGGTACCTTCTTGACTACGACCTTCACAGGGGTATACAACTTCTTATAAAGGATCTAAACAGGCTCTACAGGAAAGAAAAAGCCCTCCACGAGCTTGATTTCTCACCCGAGGGGTTTGAGTGGGTAGACTTTTCTGACTGGGAAAAGAGCATAATAAGCTATCTTAGAAAGTCAAAAGATGGGGACATGGTGCTCGTAGTCTGTAACTTTACGCCTGTGGTCAGAGAGGGTTACCGCATAGGTGTACCGAAGGGAGGCTTCTGGAGGGAGCTCATAAACACGGATGCCAAGGAGTACGGTGGAAGCGGAGTGGGTAACCTAGGGGGAGTTTGGGCTGAGCCTGTACCCTTTCACTCAAGACCATACTCTTTAAAGCTGACCCTACCACCCTTAGCCGTACTTATACTGAAGCCATGCGAAGAGCCGGCATCCTCCTGCATGTAA